One genomic segment of Desulfocapsa sulfexigens DSM 10523 includes these proteins:
- a CDS encoding tyrosine-protein kinase family protein, producing MSKKNTNATDHCSTTYSADTIDPFEGLNLEDICVSPHDIEKASPEKDLGNELFGLNPLDGIDLEDLSVNPDTIASAHSSTNGPPQGSDNINFVITPDNKPTKEDKQQQAIKRPVRSLSKDTSHLPVKQKKAIIDPIIERAYHYAELTQIREKVFSSLEKSGGNTLLIASPHDNTGSSLLAAALGYNAACSCQKSVLLIDCNMRRAGLHNLFNIPQLYGFTELIKNNLPWQAVVKKTGVENLSVITAGEHCDNFSEYIRYSHIPELLNDIRNHYDLIIIDTSPVLAPNRNNVNIVSLTSEADYFLLITKQSGTTKDDLIEAKNVIEAGNGTIDGIVINEHTPDKKIAPYPN from the coding sequence ATGTCAAAAAAGAACACAAACGCAACTGACCATTGCAGCACTACTTATTCAGCAGATACAATCGACCCCTTTGAAGGGCTCAATCTCGAAGATATCTGTGTTTCTCCCCATGACATAGAAAAAGCATCACCTGAAAAAGACCTTGGCAATGAACTGTTTGGCCTTAATCCCCTGGATGGTATTGACCTGGAAGATTTGTCTGTAAATCCTGACACTATTGCTTCAGCTCATTCGAGCACTAACGGACCTCCCCAAGGATCAGACAACATCAATTTTGTCATCACCCCCGACAACAAACCAACCAAGGAAGACAAGCAGCAACAAGCAATAAAAAGACCAGTACGCTCTCTATCAAAAGACACTTCTCATCTCCCGGTAAAACAAAAAAAAGCAATTATTGACCCGATTATCGAAAGAGCATATCACTATGCAGAACTCACTCAGATAAGAGAAAAAGTGTTCTCCAGTCTCGAGAAATCAGGTGGCAATACTCTTCTTATTGCCAGTCCTCACGACAATACAGGAAGCAGTCTTCTTGCTGCAGCGCTTGGATATAATGCTGCCTGTTCCTGTCAGAAGAGCGTCCTTTTGATAGACTGCAACATGCGTCGTGCAGGCTTACACAACCTTTTCAACATTCCGCAACTCTATGGGTTTACCGAACTTATCAAGAACAATCTTCCCTGGCAGGCAGTGGTGAAAAAGACAGGCGTGGAAAATTTAAGTGTCATTACCGCTGGTGAGCACTGTGATAATTTTTCTGAGTATATTCGATATTCACACATTCCTGAACTTCTCAACGACATCAGAAACCATTATGATCTGATTATCATTGATACCTCTCCCGTCCTTGCTCCGAACCGCAACAATGTTAATATCGTCTCCCTCACTTCCGAGGCGGATTATTTCCTTCTCATCACCAAACAATCCGGGACCACAAAAGACGATTTGATAGAAGCAAAGAACGTCATTGAAGCGGGAAATGGTACAATTGACGGAATAGTCATCAATGAACACACCCCGGACAAAAAAATTGCTCCGTACCCAAATTAA
- a CDS encoding Wzz/FepE/Etk N-terminal domain-containing protein produces the protein MNPPTQPGPIDPQFFIAKYLTPVLEHKWLVLLTTFIGLLVSLPVSFVVQPEYSSKATTQLETPRAQMISEVTEEITSRTGDQNYITAAVERMHSTAFQTEVFKILPKQLQKDLETPLGVKGQLMKKAAPYLDRLLKGDAVDPTTLATITPERLNKLSNRVVIEGIPRQGIIQITGTTYAQEMATVLVQSYIDIWVALNMETNKSLIRHELGFTENQKDEYFKQLKDSEKELRLFKQKFEIPPALSSITDMELQAQLDVLQNKVENAKERYKRIDDIYLDLVRKEKSVVNNIKVINPPQTPLEPSKNIRLLIILIGLLAGAATAIVPILIWDYYRGNIRHKKDILSAVNIPIIGKLPTIK, from the coding sequence ATGAACCCACCAACTCAACCCGGACCAATAGACCCGCAATTCTTCATTGCCAAATATCTTACCCCTGTTCTCGAGCATAAATGGCTTGTTTTGCTCACCACATTTATTGGCCTGCTGGTTTCCCTACCTGTAAGCTTCGTGGTCCAACCGGAATATAGCAGTAAAGCCACAACGCAACTGGAAACCCCCCGAGCCCAGATGATCTCAGAAGTTACAGAGGAAATCACCTCACGGACGGGGGACCAGAACTACATAACCGCAGCTGTTGAGCGAATGCATAGCACCGCCTTCCAGACAGAGGTCTTTAAAATCCTCCCCAAACAGCTGCAAAAAGATCTGGAAACACCACTGGGAGTCAAGGGACAGTTAATGAAAAAGGCTGCCCCATATTTAGACAGACTCCTCAAGGGGGACGCTGTTGATCCCACCACCCTGGCAACAATCACTCCTGAACGTCTCAACAAACTCAGCAATCGGGTTGTAATAGAAGGAATTCCAAGACAGGGGATCATTCAGATAACAGGAACAACCTATGCCCAGGAAATGGCCACTGTCTTAGTTCAAAGTTATATTGACATATGGGTTGCCCTGAACATGGAAACCAATAAAAGCCTGATCCGCCATGAACTTGGGTTCACCGAAAACCAGAAGGATGAGTACTTCAAACAGTTAAAAGATTCAGAAAAAGAACTTCGCCTCTTCAAACAGAAATTTGAAATTCCCCCTGCGCTCTCATCGATAACCGATATGGAACTTCAAGCGCAACTGGACGTACTGCAAAATAAGGTGGAGAATGCAAAAGAACGCTATAAACGAATAGACGATATTTATCTGGATCTGGTTCGAAAGGAAAAATCCGTAGTAAATAACATCAAGGTTATAAACCCACCGCAAACACCACTGGAACCATCTAAAAATATCCGTCTGCTTATTATCCTTATCGGGTTGCTTGCAGGTGCTGCCACTGCAATTGTCCCCATCCTGATATGGGACTATTATCGAGGAAACATTCGTCACAAAAAAGATATTTTAAGTGCAGTCAACATACCCATTATAGGAAAACTGCCGACCATAAAATAA
- a CDS encoding helix-turn-helix domain-containing protein: MIPSLITPIEVQSQLAQRFKMLRLSAGYKRSTLSKRAGVSESSLKRFENSGEISLRNLLRLTHSIGHLQDFNSLFQLPDATSLAELKENIEKKTPKRGRF; encoded by the coding sequence ATGATACCATCCCTTATCACCCCCATTGAAGTTCAATCCCAGTTAGCGCAGCGCTTTAAGATGCTGCGACTGAGTGCCGGCTACAAACGCTCAACACTGAGTAAACGTGCTGGTGTTAGCGAATCATCACTGAAGCGCTTTGAAAACAGTGGAGAAATATCCTTAAGAAATCTTCTGCGCCTTACCCATTCAATCGGCCACCTCCAAGACTTCAATTCTCTTTTTCAACTGCCTGATGCAACAAGCCTGGCTGAATTAAAAGAAAATATAGAAAAAAAGACACCAAAACGCGGCAGGTTTTAA
- a CDS encoding type II toxin-antitoxin system HipA family toxin encodes MAPGYREIEVRFHKDPDTEFAVGTLAEKNNTLFFEYNSEWISKKLELSPFTLPLQSPLFTHQDHRFGPIFGLFDDSLPDGWGLLLMDRFFRSQNINPAAISILDRLLYLGNNTMGALTYHPSTERTDGSDLLDLHKLATEAINVFGGKSNDILPQLMRAGGSPGGARPKVLIGFNPTTLDMVSGESDIPPGFEHWIVKFSAREDLADAGPVEYAYSKMAVAAGIMMEETKLFSTSNDELFFGVKRFDRRPDNRRLHIHTFGNLIHANFRIPSCDYGDLFKATSILTRNYQDIESVYRLMVFNVLAHNRDDHVKNFSFILDDQTGQWSLAPAYDLTFSRGPGGEHTTTVLGEGMKPTKQLLLQLAEQAGITKPRAEELFKETKEAVSRWPEFAALAGVRKNVIDEVSSFLLDI; translated from the coding sequence ATGGCACCAGGATACAGGGAAATAGAAGTTCGGTTTCACAAAGATCCAGATACTGAATTTGCAGTAGGTACATTGGCAGAAAAAAATAATACGTTATTTTTTGAATACAATTCCGAATGGATCTCTAAAAAGTTAGAGTTATCTCCCTTTACTCTCCCTCTTCAATCTCCTCTTTTTACTCACCAAGATCACCGCTTTGGGCCGATCTTTGGTTTGTTTGACGATTCACTCCCTGATGGTTGGGGGTTATTACTGATGGATCGTTTTTTCCGTAGCCAAAACATTAATCCCGCTGCTATCTCAATACTCGACAGACTACTCTACCTCGGCAACAACACCATGGGTGCTCTAACCTATCACCCGTCAACCGAAAGAACAGATGGATCCGACCTGCTTGATCTTCACAAACTTGCAACAGAAGCCATAAACGTTTTCGGTGGTAAGTCCAATGATATCCTTCCTCAACTCATGAGAGCAGGAGGTAGCCCCGGTGGCGCACGACCTAAAGTTCTCATCGGTTTTAATCCAACCACTCTCGATATGGTTTCTGGAGAAAGTGACATTCCACCAGGTTTTGAGCACTGGATAGTCAAATTTTCCGCCAGAGAAGATTTGGCAGATGCAGGCCCGGTTGAATATGCCTATTCTAAAATGGCTGTTGCAGCCGGTATCATGATGGAAGAAACAAAACTTTTCAGTACCAGTAATGATGAACTTTTTTTTGGGGTAAAACGTTTTGATAGACGCCCTGACAACAGACGTCTCCACATCCATACTTTTGGAAACCTTATCCATGCAAACTTCAGAATACCAAGTTGCGATTACGGTGACCTTTTTAAAGCTACCAGCATTTTGACCAGGAACTACCAGGATATTGAGAGCGTCTATCGGTTAATGGTTTTCAATGTTTTGGCTCACAATCGTGACGATCACGTGAAAAATTTTTCTTTTATATTAGATGATCAAACAGGACAATGGTCACTGGCACCAGCCTATGATTTAACGTTTTCCCGAGGCCCTGGTGGTGAGCACACGACTACAGTACTTGGTGAAGGGATGAAACCGACTAAACAATTACTCCTGCAACTTGCTGAACAGGCAGGTATTACCAAACCTCGTGCTGAAGAACTTTTCAAAGAAACAAAAGAAGCAGTATCTCGATGGCCTGAGTTTGCTGCTCTTGCTGGAGTCAGGAAAAACGTAATTGATGAGGTGTCCTCTTTTCTTTTGGATATCTGA
- a CDS encoding glycosyltransferase, with protein MIFVTVGEQLPFDRLVRAVDECAQKLGQEIFAQIGETEWRPKKIGYEKFLNPDEFNKKFLEADVIIAHAGMGTIITALELGKPIIVMPRKAALGEHRNDHQFATAQRFLALNYITVAFDETELVEKLEKFSGGEKFEHEIRNIDPSPLLIKTIRDFLAD; from the coding sequence GTGATATTTGTTACGGTGGGAGAGCAATTACCATTCGATCGGCTGGTTCGTGCTGTGGATGAATGTGCTCAAAAACTTGGCCAGGAGATTTTTGCCCAGATTGGTGAGACAGAGTGGCGACCAAAAAAAATTGGATATGAAAAATTCCTTAACCCTGATGAATTTAACAAGAAATTCCTAGAAGCAGATGTGATTATTGCGCATGCTGGTATGGGGACTATCATAACAGCCTTAGAGCTAGGGAAACCGATAATCGTTATGCCCAGGAAAGCTGCATTGGGGGAACACCGAAACGATCATCAGTTTGCAACTGCTCAACGGTTTTTAGCACTTAATTATATAACCGTTGCTTTTGATGAGACAGAATTGGTGGAGAAGCTAGAAAAGTTCTCTGGAGGAGAAAAATTTGAACATGAGATTAGGAATATCGATCCTAGTCCTCTGCTGATCAAAACAATTCGAGACTTTCTTGCTGATTAA
- a CDS encoding UDP-N-acetylglucosamine--LPS N-acetylglucosamine transferase — translation MSAKKKKIMLVASAGGHWVQLNRLLPAFDGCELIFMTTEAKYSTTVGDNRFIVVPDASRWNKLKLLWLACIMFVRILFVRPDVVVSTGAAPGFLAIFLGKKLGAKTIWLDSIANVDELSLSGKRAGKYADLWLTQWEELAVPGGPSFFGAVL, via the coding sequence GTGTCTGCTAAGAAAAAAAAAATCATGCTAGTAGCATCAGCCGGTGGACATTGGGTGCAGTTAAATAGATTACTACCTGCTTTCGATGGTTGTGAGCTGATTTTTATGACTACTGAGGCCAAATATTCAACTACTGTTGGGGACAATCGTTTTATTGTTGTGCCTGATGCCAGTCGCTGGAACAAATTGAAGTTACTATGGCTTGCTTGCATCATGTTTGTACGTATTCTCTTTGTCCGACCTGACGTCGTCGTTTCAACTGGTGCAGCTCCAGGATTCTTAGCTATTTTTTTGGGAAAAAAATTGGGCGCTAAAACGATATGGTTGGACAGTATTGCTAATGTCGACGAATTGTCTTTGTCTGGAAAAAGAGCAGGAAAATATGCTGATTTGTGGCTTACTCAATGGGAAGAACTTGCTGTTCCGGGTGGGCCTAGTTTTTTCGGGGCAGTTTTGTGA
- a CDS encoding glycosyltransferase — MVSVIIPAHNEANVIANTLQALLAAVQDGTIELVVVCNGCTDDTAGVVRSFGTKIKCIETSVASKTNALNLGDDAASEFPRVYLDADIVLSTKSVMALAEELSKGHCLAASSTMRMDFRGSSWPVKSFYYIWQQLPYVKEGMIGTGVYALSEEGRGRFDKFPDIIADDGFIRAIFKKDERVAVQQSHSNVRSPAKLSDLIKIKTRSRLGRYELAEKFPELMNREEKKYGSAFLVLLRKPSNWVRLPIYIYVNMVSRIRAKYQRKLYGFSCWERDISSRAINIDK, encoded by the coding sequence GTGGTCTCAGTAATTATTCCTGCGCATAATGAAGCTAACGTTATTGCTAATACTCTTCAAGCTCTTCTGGCAGCTGTGCAAGATGGTACAATTGAACTGGTGGTCGTTTGTAATGGTTGTACAGATGATACTGCTGGAGTCGTTCGTTCTTTTGGCACCAAGATTAAATGCATTGAAACATCTGTGGCATCAAAAACCAATGCCCTTAATTTAGGTGATGATGCAGCCTCTGAGTTTCCCCGTGTGTATCTCGATGCTGATATTGTCCTTTCTACAAAATCTGTAATGGCTCTGGCTGAAGAACTTTCAAAAGGACATTGTCTGGCAGCCTCTTCTACCATGCGAATGGATTTTCGTGGCTCATCATGGCCTGTTAAAAGTTTTTATTATATTTGGCAGCAATTACCATATGTGAAAGAAGGCATGATTGGCACAGGAGTGTATGCTCTATCGGAAGAAGGTCGAGGAAGGTTTGACAAGTTTCCAGATATAATTGCTGATGATGGTTTTATTCGGGCGATATTTAAAAAGGACGAAAGAGTAGCTGTTCAACAGAGTCATTCTAATGTGCGTTCTCCAGCCAAATTGTCTGATTTGATAAAAATAAAAACTCGGAGCAGGTTGGGAAGATACGAGTTGGCTGAAAAATTTCCTGAATTAATGAATCGTGAAGAAAAAAAATATGGATCTGCTTTTCTTGTTTTACTCAGAAAACCGAGCAACTGGGTGAGGTTACCAATATATATTTATGTTAATATGGTGTCGCGAATACGGGCTAAATATCAACGTAAATTATATGGTTTCAGTTGCTGGGAACGTGATATTAGTAGTCGAGCAATAAATATAGATAAGTAA
- a CDS encoding glycosyltransferase family 2 protein codes for MSSMLLSILVISYNTCELTLKALDSVFAVDSVHLPFEVIVLDNNSTDNSAEEIHNAFQGRVHLITNKENIGFAGGNNEAAKVATGEYLLLLNPDTLVLDQAIEKLLSFAKDHSEAKIWGGKTCFADGTLNPSSCWQRQTLWSLFSQVVGLSSLFRRTNIFNPEGIGGWNREGIRTVDIVSGCFLLIKRDFWNEMGGFNSDFFMYGEEADLCLRAKRKGARPMVTSDATIVHYGGASETIRSDKLVRLVKAKGLLIRRHFSPVTVPLGVAMLAGWPLSRYLIHGLLTFLGKKKSEESKEVWGAVWRRRKEWLS; via the coding sequence ATGTCTTCTATGCTGCTTTCCATTTTAGTCATTAGTTATAATACGTGTGAGCTAACACTTAAGGCTTTGGACTCTGTTTTTGCAGTGGACTCTGTACATCTACCTTTTGAGGTTATTGTACTTGATAACAACTCAACAGATAATTCTGCCGAAGAGATACATAACGCTTTTCAAGGTCGGGTTCATCTTATAACTAATAAGGAAAATATTGGTTTTGCAGGGGGCAATAACGAAGCAGCTAAAGTAGCCACTGGAGAATACCTGCTATTGCTGAATCCTGATACTTTAGTATTGGATCAGGCGATAGAAAAACTCTTATCTTTTGCAAAAGACCATTCAGAGGCAAAAATATGGGGTGGTAAAACATGTTTTGCTGACGGAACGCTTAACCCATCTTCATGTTGGCAAAGACAAACCCTTTGGAGTCTTTTTAGCCAGGTTGTCGGTCTCTCTTCGTTGTTTCGCAGAACCAACATATTTAACCCTGAAGGGATTGGAGGGTGGAATAGGGAAGGTATCAGAACAGTAGACATTGTTTCTGGTTGTTTTCTGCTTATTAAAAGGGATTTCTGGAATGAAATGGGGGGCTTTAACTCCGACTTTTTTATGTATGGTGAGGAGGCCGACTTGTGTTTACGTGCAAAAAGAAAGGGCGCAAGGCCTATGGTTACCTCAGACGCTACTATTGTCCACTATGGAGGTGCTTCGGAGACGATTCGTTCAGATAAATTGGTGCGACTGGTGAAAGCGAAGGGACTTTTAATTCGTCGACATTTTAGTCCAGTGACTGTTCCTTTGGGGGTGGCTATGCTTGCTGGCTGGCCTTTGTCCCGCTATCTGATTCATGGGTTGTTGACATTTCTAGGAAAGAAAAAATCAGAAGAGTCAAAAGAAGTGTGGGGGGCAGTTTGGAGGCGACGCAAAGAGTGGCTTTCTTAG
- a CDS encoding SGNH/GDSL hydrolase family protein translates to MMKNIFYLFFVFVVFSGIVATTTISYYKQKKTDRLYNYKLKETCPIHVSIQSNNIILYGDSRIFEWGEPDFGEGFVAINYGVTGATTEETLHLIENTIFDVSPKWYIVQVGINDLVAASMLDTNNQQRVQTKALLNIKKIIKKLSSSGSHVIVLTVVPPISPSFFKRLIWGKGIENASHQLSLSLLSESSKNITVIDMRRIFLQPGTRSWNTAYSKDALHWNNKAYEALTFEVNKLISKTTQP, encoded by the coding sequence ATGATGAAAAACATTTTTTACTTATTCTTTGTTTTTGTAGTATTCTCAGGCATTGTAGCTACAACAACTATCTCATATTACAAACAAAAAAAAACAGACCGACTCTATAATTACAAATTAAAAGAAACTTGTCCCATTCACGTTTCAATTCAAAGTAACAATATAATATTATACGGAGATTCTCGTATCTTTGAGTGGGGGGAACCTGATTTTGGGGAAGGCTTTGTAGCCATCAATTATGGAGTTACAGGGGCAACTACAGAAGAAACTTTACATCTAATTGAAAATACCATTTTTGATGTCAGTCCAAAATGGTATATAGTCCAAGTGGGCATAAATGATCTTGTCGCTGCTAGTATGTTAGACACAAACAACCAACAAAGAGTTCAAACCAAGGCCTTACTCAACATAAAAAAAATCATAAAAAAACTTTCTTCAAGTGGTAGCCATGTAATAGTTTTAACCGTCGTTCCACCAATTTCACCTAGTTTTTTCAAGCGACTAATATGGGGAAAGGGAATAGAAAATGCTAGCCATCAATTATCGCTCAGCTTATTGAGCGAATCTTCTAAGAACATTACTGTTATTGATATGAGGAGGATTTTCCTCCAACCCGGCACTAGATCATGGAATACAGCATACTCCAAAGATGCTTTGCATTGGAATAATAAAGCTTACGAAGCACTGACTTTTGAGGTCAATAAACTTATTTCAAAAACCACTCAACCATAA
- a CDS encoding acyltransferase, which produces MTIGKDVRISLKANLDKRNPKGVIIGDGTYLAFGATILCHDMARNIRGDVRIGKNCFIGAQCIILPGVTIGDEVVIAAGAVVTRDVLNNTIVAGNPAKPIRQGIKTIKWGRIVTT; this is translated from the coding sequence ATGACTATTGGTAAAGATGTCCGGATTTCTTTAAAAGCAAATTTGGACAAGCGTAACCCGAAAGGAGTAATCATAGGGGATGGAACATACCTCGCGTTTGGAGCAACTATTCTCTGTCACGATATGGCGAGAAATATTAGAGGCGATGTGAGAATAGGAAAAAACTGTTTTATTGGTGCTCAATGTATAATCTTACCTGGCGTTACTATCGGTGATGAAGTTGTTATAGCAGCTGGTGCGGTGGTCACTAGGGACGTATTGAACAACACCATCGTTGCTGGCAATCCTGCAAAACCCATCCGACAAGGTATAAAAACCATTAAATGGGGAAGAATAGTAACCACATGA
- a CDS encoding right-handed parallel beta-helix repeat-containing protein — MEGDGTKTSPWLTLEEVWNSGKIQTQAWIPPYKSSTKALTPKNIGAPIQPGDTIHLLSGHHGKLIIIGAINNDWITVKAADGAKPTFGRIMLRSSSKWVFDGISISPSHVAPYKKNILFLVEDHSWSGPSSFITIRNSTLFGMANISGWNAQNWIAFAPDAIHTEAENTIIENMNIFNVHNGVTIEKADYTEIKNSTINHISGDGIQNNQSSYVKIEYNTIKNIYTVDKTHKDMIQAWTFDAPITGMEIRGNTLVMAENDKNPLTLKVQGIGMFDGWYDNTLVENNLIVTNTDHGISFYGAKNCRIINNTVTSVLNSSVGPTGAPIRIYPHKNGTPGFDNIIRNNLATYISTTNRGVDGGVLVDHNIKVINSDHFINAEAFDFRLKKTSPAIDTGSIIFSPEIDILKNPRTNIPDIGAYEYIK; from the coding sequence GTGGAAGGAGATGGTACAAAAACAAGCCCCTGGTTAACCCTAGAAGAAGTCTGGAATTCAGGGAAAATACAAACACAAGCATGGATCCCTCCATACAAATCATCAACCAAAGCCCTCACTCCTAAAAACATTGGGGCCCCCATACAACCTGGTGACACGATACACCTTTTATCCGGACATCACGGTAAGTTAATTATAATAGGCGCTATCAATAACGATTGGATTACGGTTAAAGCTGCGGATGGAGCAAAACCAACTTTTGGTAGAATAATGCTTCGCTCATCTTCCAAATGGGTATTTGATGGGATCTCAATCAGTCCTAGCCACGTTGCCCCGTACAAAAAAAACATCTTATTCTTAGTAGAAGATCATAGTTGGAGTGGCCCATCATCTTTCATCACTATTAGAAATAGTACATTGTTTGGCATGGCAAACATATCTGGATGGAATGCACAAAACTGGATAGCCTTTGCACCTGACGCAATACATACCGAAGCCGAAAACACCATTATAGAAAATATGAATATTTTTAATGTACATAATGGAGTTACTATAGAAAAAGCTGATTATACAGAAATAAAGAATTCTACTATAAATCATATATCAGGCGATGGCATACAAAACAATCAATCCAGTTATGTAAAGATTGAATACAACACTATTAAAAACATTTACACCGTTGACAAAACTCACAAAGACATGATTCAGGCGTGGACTTTCGACGCCCCTATCACAGGGATGGAAATCAGAGGAAATACCCTAGTCATGGCAGAAAATGATAAAAACCCTTTAACCTTAAAAGTCCAAGGAATTGGCATGTTTGATGGGTGGTATGACAATACCCTTGTAGAAAACAATCTGATAGTAACAAACACAGACCATGGCATTTCTTTTTACGGAGCTAAAAATTGTCGTATCATTAATAACACCGTTACATCTGTTCTCAATTCGTCAGTTGGCCCTACAGGTGCCCCCATAAGAATATATCCCCACAAAAATGGTACTCCTGGATTTGACAATATAATACGCAACAATCTTGCAACCTATATCAGTACGACAAATAGGGGCGTGGATGGTGGTGTACTAGTGGATCATAATATAAAGGTCATCAATTCAGATCATTTCATTAATGCTGAAGCTTTCGATTTCAGACTAAAAAAAACCTCACCTGCTATCGATACAGGCTCCATCATTTTTAGTCCAGAAATTGATATTTTAAAAAATCCTAGAACAAATATCCCTGATATCGGAGCATATGAATACATCAAGTAA
- a CDS encoding glycosyltransferase family 2 protein — protein MIEVNTDNRVSVIIPTYNRAHSIVRSIESVLSQTYSNFEIIVIDDGSIDRTKEVLRPYMSKIIYLYQENKGASAARNAGVKIAKGEWIAFLDSDDCWLPEKLHRQIMIIHKSKTELGCVICNMGFYPQVGKNTNSFQNACFTPKPPQGLCWNMSSILLTRFIMFNQGAIIKKNIFNKAGGYDERLKILEDYDIALKLSFLCNVGYETTPFVIYQTDTKDSLSSNSNTSKETKQIIKILENLKTFLDMAGVPKPELLDKQIKYYKFLFICCGNKYLSFVVRVIKAISRRSPFYPRPNCEAIVI, from the coding sequence ATGATAGAGGTAAATACTGACAACCGTGTATCGGTAATAATCCCAACGTATAATCGTGCTCATTCTATTGTAAGATCCATTGAAAGTGTTTTATCTCAAACATACAGCAACTTCGAAATCATTGTTATTGATGACGGTTCAATAGACAGGACTAAGGAGGTGTTACGGCCTTATATGTCAAAAATAATTTATCTTTATCAGGAAAACAAAGGGGCTAGTGCTGCTAGAAACGCAGGGGTAAAAATTGCCAAAGGTGAGTGGATAGCATTTCTTGATTCAGATGATTGCTGGTTACCTGAAAAACTCCACAGGCAAATAATGATCATTCATAAATCTAAAACAGAACTGGGTTGTGTGATTTGTAACATGGGTTTTTATCCTCAAGTTGGGAAAAACACGAATAGTTTTCAAAATGCGTGTTTCACTCCTAAACCACCTCAAGGACTATGTTGGAATATGTCTTCAATCCTATTAACAAGATTTATTATGTTTAATCAGGGTGCTATCATTAAGAAAAATATTTTTAATAAGGCTGGAGGTTACGATGAAAGATTAAAAATATTAGAAGACTATGATATAGCATTGAAGCTTTCTTTTTTATGTAATGTTGGATATGAAACGACTCCATTTGTTATTTATCAAACAGACACAAAAGATAGCCTTTCTTCAAATAGCAATACCTCAAAGGAAACAAAACAAATAATAAAAATATTAGAAAATCTAAAAACATTTCTAGATATGGCTGGTGTACCAAAACCAGAACTACTTGATAAACAGATTAAATATTATAAATTCCTATTTATATGTTGTGGTAATAAGTATTTATCATTTGTGGTTAGAGTAATTAAAGCTATTTCACGTCGTTCTCCTTTTTATCCAAGACCTAATTGTGAAGCAATTGTTATTTAA